In the Solibacillus sp. FSL K6-1523 genome, one interval contains:
- the lysS gene encoding lysine--tRNA ligase has protein sequence MTNVSNIEELNDQLLVRRQKMTDIRENGLDPFGGRFERTHLSTEVTAEFDQFDKEQLEAEPKEVVIAGRIMTKRGKGKAGFAHLQDLAGQIQIYVRKDAVGDEAYELFNKADLGDIVGVKGDVFRTQVGELSVKATEFIFLTKALRPMPEKFHGLQDIEQRYRQRYLDLMTNADSKETFIARSKIIRAIRNYLDNQGFLEVETPMLHTIAGGAAARPFITHHNALDMELYMRIAIELHLKRLIVGGLEKVYEIGRVFRNEGVSTRHNPEFTMIELYEAYADYNDIMDLTENLVAHVAQEVLGTTSVQYGEDTIDLAVGWKRQHMVDAVKEATGVDFWAPMTVEEARAHAKEHGVEIKDTFEVGHIINEFFEQKVEETLVQPTFITGHPVEISPLAKKNPEDERFTDRFELFIVRREHANAFTELNDPIDQRERFEAQMAEKEAGNDEAHEMDNDFIEALEYGMPPTGGLGIGIDRLIMLLTNSPSIRDVLLFPTMRHTSK, from the coding sequence GTGACAAACGTGTCAAATATTGAAGAATTAAACGACCAGCTTTTGGTTCGTCGCCAAAAGATGACAGATATTCGTGAAAACGGTTTAGATCCATTCGGTGGACGTTTTGAGCGTACGCATTTATCGACAGAGGTAACAGCGGAGTTCGATCAGTTCGATAAAGAACAATTAGAAGCAGAACCAAAAGAAGTTGTAATCGCAGGGCGTATTATGACGAAGCGCGGTAAAGGGAAAGCTGGATTTGCGCACCTTCAAGATTTAGCAGGTCAAATTCAAATTTACGTGCGTAAAGATGCAGTGGGCGATGAAGCTTACGAACTTTTCAATAAAGCAGATCTTGGTGATATCGTTGGTGTAAAAGGGGATGTATTCCGTACACAAGTAGGCGAGTTATCAGTAAAAGCAACAGAATTCATTTTCTTAACAAAAGCATTACGTCCAATGCCTGAGAAATTTCACGGCTTACAAGACATTGAACAACGCTACCGTCAACGTTATTTAGATTTAATGACAAATGCAGACAGCAAGGAAACATTCATTGCACGTTCAAAAATTATCCGTGCGATTCGTAACTACTTAGATAACCAAGGTTTCTTAGAAGTAGAAACACCAATGCTACACACAATTGCTGGTGGTGCAGCGGCACGTCCGTTTATTACACACCATAATGCATTAGATATGGAATTGTATATGCGTATCGCAATCGAGTTGCATTTAAAACGTTTAATCGTTGGTGGCTTAGAAAAAGTATACGAAATCGGCCGTGTATTCCGTAACGAAGGTGTTTCAACACGCCACAATCCTGAGTTTACAATGATTGAATTATATGAAGCATACGCGGATTATAATGACATTATGGACTTAACGGAGAATTTAGTTGCTCATGTTGCACAAGAAGTATTAGGTACAACTTCTGTACAATACGGCGAAGATACAATCGACTTAGCAGTAGGCTGGAAACGTCAACATATGGTTGATGCAGTTAAAGAAGCGACAGGTGTAGATTTCTGGGCACCGATGACAGTGGAAGAAGCACGTGCACATGCAAAAGAGCACGGTGTTGAAATTAAAGACACATTTGAAGTAGGTCATATTATTAATGAATTCTTCGAGCAAAAAGTAGAAGAAACATTAGTACAACCAACATTCATTACAGGCCATCCGGTAGAAATTTCACCACTTGCGAAGAAAAACCCGGAAGACGAGCGTTTTACAGATCGTTTTGAGTTATTCATCGTGCGTCGTGAGCATGCCAATGCCTTCACAGAATTAAATGACCCAATCGATCAACGCGAACGCTTTGAAGCACAAATGGCTGAAAAAGAAGCGGGTAATGATGAAGCGCATGAAATGGACAATGATTTCATCGAAGCATTAGAATACGGTATGCCGCCAACTGGTGGACTAGGTATCGGTATTGACCGCTTAATCATGCTATTAACAAACTCACCATCAATTCGTGACGTACTATTATTCCCAACAATGCGTCATACATCGAAATAA
- a CDS encoding M23 family metallopeptidase, with protein sequence MSDSFINPEQFGTLFQSGSFEEIYRCMSSDFQEFLPLEEFITVASSFNEGVQSYQVEFKKAFQSLDQYIWVDDQKERGIAVSFNQSNQIQGLLIKPYITYPDTDNQLTKNAYSMPISGEWFVFWGGTNEFINYHYAYEHMRYAYDLVKVQDGMSFKGDPTQIENFYAFNEEISAPADGKVINLIDGLVDHTPGEMDAVNAAGNYVVIEHANKEYSLLAHLKKNSIQVEIGELVKEGQCIGMCGNSGNTSEPHLHFQVMDSPDLNNAKSLRIRFKDGVEPIQGDTISNTLRG encoded by the coding sequence TTGTCGGATTCATTTATTAACCCTGAACAGTTTGGTACGTTATTTCAAAGTGGAAGTTTTGAGGAGATTTACCGTTGCATGTCATCGGATTTTCAAGAATTCCTACCATTAGAAGAATTCATTACAGTCGCTTCTTCTTTTAATGAAGGCGTTCAATCTTATCAAGTGGAATTTAAAAAGGCGTTCCAAAGTTTGGATCAATACATTTGGGTAGACGATCAAAAAGAACGGGGCATTGCTGTCTCCTTCAATCAGTCGAATCAAATTCAAGGTTTATTAATAAAACCTTACATAACTTACCCCGACACGGATAACCAACTGACTAAAAATGCATATAGCATGCCTATATCGGGGGAATGGTTTGTTTTTTGGGGCGGGACCAATGAATTTATCAATTACCATTATGCTTATGAACATATGCGCTATGCATACGACCTTGTGAAAGTTCAAGATGGGATGTCTTTTAAAGGTGATCCTACACAAATAGAAAATTTCTATGCCTTTAATGAAGAGATTTCAGCCCCAGCAGATGGAAAAGTAATTAATTTGATCGATGGCTTAGTGGATCATACCCCTGGCGAAATGGATGCTGTAAATGCTGCCGGAAACTATGTTGTCATTGAACATGCTAATAAAGAATATAGTTTGTTAGCGCATTTAAAGAAGAACTCCATCCAAGTTGAAATAGGGGAACTTGTAAAGGAGGGGCAATGCATTGGAATGTGTGGGAATTCCGGAAACACCTCTGAACCGCATTTGCATTTCCAAGTGATGGATTCCCCTGATTTAAATAATGCGAAATCATTGCGCATTCGATTTAAGGACGGCGTTGAGCCGATTCAAGGGGATACGATTTCGAACACTCTCAGAGGATAA
- a CDS encoding ABC transporter permease: MKLALKEIKKSKAKFIILGSIVFLVSLLTFMISGLANGLSQDNSALIKDLPKGQFYMNEDADQTLNMSRITKESQQQVLDEQKDAAAFSIQMGFVNDAADKQHGVAFVTSTESPHFENVKAGEVVLDKSLQDKGIQLGDILTNNQFSSEFKVIGFVDLKKFSHSPVAYINMENFKEIYRVNEMQLLYVPNGDDSVQYAGLEGFSNKEFLNTISSYKAEQLSLNMIVWFLVVISGMLFAIFFYMMNVQKIGLYGILKAIGLKTSNLFVLIWTQMFVITAIALIMSVALSQLFNAFAPSGMPFTLTFATTLQLSGVFLVIGFIGSTLSGVQIKNIEPLQAIQQGEA; encoded by the coding sequence ATGAAATTAGCATTAAAGGAAATAAAAAAAAGTAAAGCTAAGTTTATAATTTTAGGATCAATCGTTTTTTTAGTTAGTTTATTAACGTTTATGATATCAGGACTTGCAAATGGTTTATCACAAGATAACTCAGCTTTAATTAAGGACTTACCAAAAGGGCAATTTTATATGAATGAAGACGCGGATCAAACGCTTAATATGTCGCGAATTACTAAAGAATCCCAGCAACAAGTGCTTGATGAACAAAAAGATGCAGCAGCTTTTTCAATTCAAATGGGCTTTGTTAATGATGCGGCAGACAAACAGCACGGTGTAGCGTTTGTCACTTCGACAGAATCGCCTCATTTTGAAAACGTAAAAGCAGGGGAAGTTGTATTAGACAAATCATTACAAGATAAAGGGATTCAATTGGGTGATATTTTAACGAATAATCAATTTTCTAGTGAGTTCAAAGTAATAGGTTTTGTTGATTTGAAAAAATTTAGCCATTCGCCAGTAGCGTACATTAACATGGAAAACTTCAAAGAAATCTACCGTGTGAATGAAATGCAATTGCTATATGTCCCAAATGGTGATGACTCTGTACAATATGCAGGCTTAGAAGGCTTTTCAAATAAGGAATTTTTAAATACGATTTCTAGTTATAAAGCAGAACAACTTTCATTAAATATGATCGTGTGGTTTTTAGTTGTCATTAGCGGCATGTTATTTGCGATTTTCTTCTATATGATGAACGTACAAAAAATTGGCCTTTACGGTATTTTAAAAGCAATCGGATTAAAGACGAGCAATTTATTCGTACTAATATGGACGCAGATGTTTGTCATTACAGCTATTGCATTGATTATGTCAGTTGCACTTAGCCAGCTATTCAATGCTTTTGCGCCAAGTGGTATGCCATTTACCTTAACATTCGCGACAACGCTTCAACTTTCAGGTGTATTTTTAGTCATCGGCTTTATCGGCTCGACATTATCAGGTGTACAAATCAAAAATATTGAACCACTACAAGCAATTCAACAAGGAGAGGCTTAA
- a CDS encoding ABC transporter ATP-binding protein has protein sequence MTIFQLEGIRKTFKTGEVQEEILKGVNLTLKEGEITALVGASGSGKSTLLTIAAGLQPTTEGKITFNGQVVTDMNAEQVRAMRAKEFGFVFQFAHLVPFLTVEEQLELMLDVAETKHNKRDQQKEVARVLELVGMNHRKSAYPASLSGGEKQRVAIARAIIHQPKILFADEPTASLDSKRSAEVMHLIQELTKKLNITTLMVTHDEEMLTYTDNIIKMSDGVIIEEVR, from the coding sequence ATGACGATTTTCCAATTAGAAGGAATCCGAAAAACATTCAAAACGGGTGAAGTACAGGAAGAAATATTAAAAGGTGTTAACTTAACGTTAAAAGAAGGCGAAATTACAGCACTTGTCGGCGCATCTGGTTCAGGGAAAAGTACGTTGTTAACAATTGCAGCAGGATTACAGCCGACAACGGAAGGGAAAATTACCTTTAACGGGCAAGTTGTAACCGATATGAATGCAGAGCAAGTGCGTGCTATGCGTGCTAAGGAATTTGGATTTGTCTTTCAGTTTGCGCATTTAGTTCCGTTTTTAACGGTAGAAGAGCAACTTGAATTAATGCTAGATGTTGCGGAAACAAAACATAATAAACGTGACCAACAGAAAGAAGTGGCGCGTGTATTAGAGCTTGTTGGAATGAATCATCGTAAATCAGCGTACCCAGCATCATTATCTGGTGGGGAAAAACAACGTGTTGCGATTGCTCGAGCGATTATTCATCAGCCGAAAATTTTATTTGCTGATGAACCCACTGCGAGTCTTGATTCAAAACGTTCAGCAGAAGTGATGCATTTAATTCAAGAATTGACAAAGAAATTAAACATCACAACATTAATGGTAACGCATGATGAAGAGATGTTGACGTATACTGACAATATTATCAAAATGAGTGATGGCGTCATCATCGAAGAAGTTCGTTAA
- a CDS encoding LytR/AlgR family response regulator transcription factor: MIFEDIKMSTEEIEQFNTILEEWIPSDASIAIAFQDTFVYFRSGHQKIHLAIGSKVPTDSIAYKVIQTRKKTDAIMENLMFETPYYAIGYPIIVNGEFGALVVVLPPLFNIQCPEPYRFITGKQAEDWIPIPIEQISHFESLQKRTWFYKDGEQYKTSVTLKELQTRLPDTFTRIHRSYIVNICSIKRITRDLTSNFIVLLNDDTELPVSQSYINNLRALLEF, translated from the coding sequence ATGATTTTTGAGGATATAAAAATGAGTACAGAGGAAATTGAACAATTTAATACTATTTTAGAAGAGTGGATTCCAAGCGATGCATCTATCGCCATTGCATTTCAGGATACGTTTGTTTACTTTCGTTCAGGACATCAAAAGATTCATTTAGCAATCGGCTCCAAGGTTCCAACAGATAGCATCGCGTATAAAGTAATACAGACTAGAAAGAAAACCGATGCCATCATGGAAAATCTGATGTTTGAAACACCTTATTATGCGATCGGATATCCAATCATCGTTAATGGCGAGTTTGGAGCGCTCGTTGTAGTCCTGCCTCCATTATTCAATATACAGTGTCCTGAACCATATCGATTTATTACAGGTAAACAAGCAGAGGATTGGATTCCAATTCCAATAGAACAAATATCTCATTTTGAAAGTTTACAAAAAAGAACTTGGTTTTATAAAGATGGAGAACAATATAAAACATCTGTCACTTTAAAAGAATTACAAACACGCTTACCTGATACATTCACTCGTATTCATCGTTCTTATATTGTTAATATTTGCTCTATAAAAAGGATAACGCGTGACCTTACATCAAACTTTATTGTGCTTTTAAATGATGATACTGAACTTCCTGTAAGCCAATCATATATAAATAATTTACGCGCGCTGTTGGAGTTTTAA
- the aceA gene encoding isocitrate lyase gives MSTRQQKIEALQKDWAENSRWNGIERAYSAEEVVKLQGSVVLEQTLATRGAKRLWNSLHEEPFINALGALTGNQAIQQVKAGLKAIYLSGWQVAADANIAGQMYPDQSLYPANSVPQVVKRINQALQRADQIDHAEGREDEFDWFAPIVADAEAGFGGPLNVFELVKGMIEAGAAGVHLEDQLASEKKCGHLGGKVLLPTQNAVRNLIAARLAADTMGVDTILIARTDADAADMVTSDIDPRDAEFITGERTPEGFFRTNPGIKQAIARGLAYAPYADLIWCETSKPSLEEAREFADAIHAQFPGKMLAYNCSPSFNWKANLSEDVIAEYQRELGKMGYKFQFVTLAGFHSLNHSMFELAHDYKDNGMAAYSKLQQAEFASESKGYTATRHQREVGTGYFDDVSQVISGGTSSTTAMAGSTETEQFV, from the coding sequence ATGTCAACTCGTCAACAGAAAATTGAGGCTTTACAAAAAGATTGGGCAGAAAACTCACGCTGGAATGGTATCGAACGTGCATATTCAGCAGAAGAGGTAGTTAAATTACAGGGGTCAGTAGTACTTGAGCAAACTTTAGCAACACGCGGGGCTAAACGTTTATGGAACTCTTTACATGAAGAGCCATTTATCAATGCATTAGGTGCGCTTACGGGGAACCAAGCAATTCAACAAGTAAAAGCAGGATTAAAAGCAATCTATTTATCAGGATGGCAAGTAGCTGCTGATGCGAACATTGCAGGTCAAATGTATCCTGACCAATCTTTATACCCAGCAAACTCTGTACCACAAGTAGTTAAACGTATTAACCAAGCGCTACAACGTGCTGACCAAATTGATCATGCTGAAGGTCGTGAAGATGAGTTTGACTGGTTCGCACCAATCGTAGCAGATGCTGAAGCTGGTTTCGGTGGTCCACTGAACGTATTCGAGCTAGTAAAAGGTATGATCGAAGCAGGTGCTGCAGGCGTACACTTAGAAGACCAATTAGCTTCTGAGAAAAAATGCGGTCACTTAGGTGGTAAAGTATTACTACCAACTCAAAACGCAGTACGTAACTTAATCGCTGCTCGTCTTGCGGCAGACACAATGGGCGTTGATACAATCTTAATCGCTCGTACGGATGCTGATGCAGCTGATATGGTTACATCTGATATCGATCCACGCGATGCTGAGTTCATCACTGGCGAACGTACACCAGAAGGCTTCTTCCGTACAAATCCAGGTATCAAACAAGCAATCGCTCGTGGTTTAGCTTATGCACCATACGCTGATTTAATCTGGTGTGAAACATCTAAGCCATCTCTTGAGGAGGCTCGTGAATTTGCGGATGCAATCCATGCACAGTTCCCAGGGAAAATGCTTGCTTACAACTGCTCACCATCATTCAACTGGAAAGCAAACCTTTCTGAAGATGTAATTGCTGAGTACCAACGTGAACTAGGTAAAATGGGTTACAAGTTCCAGTTCGTAACATTAGCTGGTTTCCACTCATTAAACCACTCTATGTTCGAGCTTGCACATGACTATAAAGATAACGGCATGGCAGCATACTCTAAATTACAACAAGCTGAATTTGCTTCAGAATCAAAAGGTTATACAGCTACTCGTCACCAACGTGAAGTGGGTACTGGTTATTTTGACGACGTATCACAAGTTATCTCTGGTGGTACATCATCAACAACAGCAATGGCAGGATCTACAGAAACTGAGCAATTCGTTTAA
- a CDS encoding pyridoxal-phosphate-dependent aminotransferase family protein, protein MKNRELLLVPGPTPVVDEIYDALASETRGHTDPRFVAIFKNAIEQTKKLFNTKSEVYVVAGSGTLAMEMAIVNTVGKGERLLVISHGYFGDRFTPLANAFGIEVEVLQSAWGERVDPQLVAETLKTNTFKAVTITHADTSTGVMSDLEALVPIIKDAGALVIVDGVVATAALEEDMSKAYGNNEAYKIDVVLTGSQKAIGIPPGLAIIAFSEQALAAREALGQIPAYYADINCWRGVMDNPATYFATPPVNLIYAYDAALKIVLAEGMEAREARHIAFGKAVRAALRSYGMTPLADESVAAPTLSCILYPEGVEDGAFRASLAERGIIVAGSLAHLAGKAFRIGHMGNTTASMLEQAIVVIGEALQEQNHTVNVDQALQAFHEQIAQVVKA, encoded by the coding sequence ATGAAGAATCGAGAATTATTGCTTGTACCAGGACCGACACCTGTTGTTGATGAAATTTATGATGCGCTTGCGAGTGAAACACGTGGTCATACAGATCCGCGCTTTGTCGCTATTTTTAAAAATGCCATTGAGCAAACAAAAAAGTTATTCAATACAAAGAGTGAAGTGTATGTAGTAGCGGGTTCAGGTACATTGGCAATGGAAATGGCGATTGTTAACACGGTCGGAAAAGGGGAGCGTCTTCTAGTCATTAGCCATGGCTATTTCGGGGATCGCTTTACACCACTTGCCAATGCATTCGGTATTGAAGTAGAAGTTTTACAATCTGCATGGGGTGAACGTGTAGACCCACAGTTAGTCGCAGAAACATTAAAAACGAACACATTTAAAGCAGTAACAATTACACATGCAGATACGTCAACGGGGGTCATGTCAGATTTAGAAGCATTAGTCCCAATTATTAAAGATGCGGGTGCACTTGTCATTGTCGATGGCGTTGTGGCGACGGCTGCGCTTGAAGAAGATATGAGCAAAGCATATGGGAATAATGAAGCTTATAAAATTGATGTTGTGTTAACGGGCTCACAAAAAGCGATTGGTATTCCACCAGGCCTTGCAATTATTGCATTTAGTGAGCAAGCATTAGCAGCGCGTGAAGCATTAGGCCAAATTCCGGCTTATTATGCAGATATTAATTGTTGGAGAGGGGTAATGGACAATCCAGCAACGTATTTTGCTACTCCACCAGTAAATTTAATTTACGCTTATGACGCAGCATTAAAAATCGTTTTAGCGGAAGGAATGGAAGCACGTGAAGCACGCCACATCGCATTTGGAAAAGCGGTTCGTGCAGCGCTTCGTTCATACGGCATGACGCCGTTAGCAGATGAGTCTGTTGCTGCTCCAACATTAAGTTGTATTTTATATCCAGAAGGCGTTGAAGATGGTGCATTTCGTGCAAGTTTAGCTGAACGAGGGATTATTGTAGCTGGTTCATTAGCGCATCTTGCGGGTAAGGCATTCCGTATCGGGCATATGGGGAATACAACAGCTTCAATGCTCGAGCAGGCAATTGTGGTGATTGGTGAAGCATTGCAAGAGCAAAATCACACAGTTAATGTAGATCAAGCACTACAAGCTTTTCATGAGCAAATTGCACAAGTGGTAAAAGCATAA
- a CDS encoding tetratricopeptide repeat protein has protein sequence MVNRDLLTNLCNAIPETHRPLAEALQGAARYTISNPTLSLKKLNVALSIIVRDLYEKEMNKSGKGSDLRTLLLNKGFAEKIHPRRMYLLMNLIQKTTLTSSNAIVDTKAAKIALDYLIDLTTWYIKHLTRGAKLAQAAYFDLDEMQTAPQRTKLDFPKHDYEDAARWFLDSANNGDSNAQYNLGFLYNHGNGVRKNYLVAAKWYTRAAEQNDANAQYALGVLYQLGQGVDQDVRKAAELYDLAAHAGNADAQYNLGSLYNQGHGVEQNFQKAAHWYEKAATQRNTSALNNLGFLYHDGNGVEQSFAQAATLFTEAATAGDASAQYNLGYLFKNGRGVEQSFKQAAKWFLTAAMQGHTNAQFQLALLYKSGQGIQKNEEEALKWLTLAANSGHINAQYSLGLIYKQQNTKHSISLAIEWLSKAAASEHISANYDLGIIYLSLGQLDSAHKWLKRAARQNHAQAQFQLAMLALDGENNLPNYNEAFKWLQAATSQNDANAEFQLGLLYEQGLGTTLNYDEARHCYRLAAEQGHIEAQYKLGNIFDKGLGVKRDYQEAAKWILRAANKGFAKAQFQLAQMHANGEGVAHDYKEAAKWYRLAAQQGHVKAQFQLGMLYKKGQGVAQDYTEATRWLKQSIEQEM, from the coding sequence ATGGTGAATCGCGACTTGCTTACAAATCTTTGCAATGCTATTCCTGAAACTCATCGTCCATTAGCTGAAGCATTACAAGGGGCAGCACGCTATACGATTTCAAATCCTACTCTTTCCTTAAAAAAGTTGAATGTCGCACTTAGTATTATTGTTCGTGATTTATATGAAAAAGAAATGAACAAATCAGGGAAGGGTTCCGATCTTCGTACACTCCTACTTAATAAAGGATTTGCTGAGAAGATTCATCCTCGACGTATGTATTTATTGATGAATTTAATTCAAAAAACAACATTAACATCCTCTAATGCTATCGTCGATACAAAGGCAGCAAAAATCGCACTTGATTACTTAATTGATTTAACTACTTGGTATATAAAACACTTAACAAGAGGAGCGAAACTTGCTCAGGCCGCTTATTTTGATTTAGATGAAATGCAAACAGCACCTCAACGAACGAAACTTGATTTTCCAAAGCATGATTATGAAGATGCAGCACGTTGGTTTTTAGATTCTGCTAATAATGGGGACAGTAACGCCCAGTATAATCTCGGATTTTTATATAATCATGGAAATGGCGTGAGAAAGAATTATCTCGTAGCTGCCAAGTGGTATACACGCGCAGCAGAGCAAAATGATGCAAATGCGCAATATGCACTTGGTGTGTTGTATCAATTGGGGCAAGGGGTTGACCAGGATGTGCGAAAAGCAGCCGAGCTCTATGACTTAGCAGCTCATGCTGGTAATGCTGATGCACAGTACAACCTCGGCTCCCTTTACAATCAAGGGCATGGCGTCGAACAAAATTTCCAAAAAGCAGCGCATTGGTATGAAAAAGCAGCAACGCAAAGGAATACAAGTGCACTAAATAACCTCGGCTTTCTATACCATGATGGCAATGGGGTCGAACAAAGCTTTGCGCAAGCCGCCACGCTCTTTACCGAAGCAGCCACTGCGGGAGATGCGAGTGCCCAGTATAATCTTGGTTATTTATTTAAGAATGGGCGTGGGGTTGAGCAGTCGTTTAAACAAGCGGCAAAGTGGTTTTTAACAGCAGCGATGCAAGGACATACAAACGCACAATTCCAATTAGCCCTCCTTTATAAATCTGGGCAAGGCATACAAAAAAATGAAGAAGAAGCGTTAAAATGGCTCACACTTGCCGCGAATAGCGGGCATATAAATGCACAATATTCACTTGGACTTATTTATAAACAACAAAATACAAAGCATTCCATTTCTTTAGCGATTGAGTGGCTTTCAAAAGCAGCAGCTAGCGAACATATTAGTGCCAACTATGATCTTGGTATCATTTATTTATCGCTTGGGCAATTGGACAGTGCTCATAAATGGTTAAAACGTGCAGCTAGACAAAACCATGCACAAGCACAATTTCAATTAGCAATGCTCGCTTTAGATGGGGAAAATAATTTACCGAATTATAATGAAGCATTCAAATGGTTGCAGGCAGCCACAAGTCAAAATGATGCCAATGCAGAATTTCAGCTTGGTTTACTTTATGAGCAAGGTCTAGGTACCACGCTCAACTATGATGAAGCACGACATTGCTATCGTCTTGCCGCAGAACAAGGACATATCGAAGCTCAGTATAAGCTTGGCAATATTTTTGATAAAGGACTCGGAGTGAAGCGGGATTATCAGGAAGCAGCAAAATGGATCCTACGTGCTGCTAATAAAGGTTTTGCAAAAGCACAATTTCAACTAGCTCAAATGCATGCGAACGGTGAAGGAGTCGCACATGACTATAAAGAAGCTGCCAAATGGTATCGCCTTGCCGCACAACAAGGACATGTTAAAGCGCAATTCCAACTAGGGATGCTTTACAAAAAAGGACAAGGTGTCGCCCAAGACTATACAGAGGCTACACGTTGGTTAAAACAATCGATCGAACAAGAAATGTAA
- a CDS encoding glycosyltransferase family 2 protein, giving the protein MEPVIVLIPALNPLPTIIEFVEKLEKLAIEKIIIINDGSDEKYKKTFETLHNKGHVVLTHEQNFGKGRAIKTGLHYLLNSSFHSKGIVTVGAHGQHSVLDVEQIIMSTKIFSDGIILGVREFKNSDYSVLHQLQNRANSMLFELFFHKRLLDIQTGLRYIPRQHLAWLYQVKGETFNFDTNMLVEAIQRNAQLYEVPIGHAKLRKNSVIYYDEVIHPAKILQQLCASFRGNNARP; this is encoded by the coding sequence ATGGAACCAGTCATCGTACTGATCCCGGCATTAAATCCTTTGCCAACAATTATTGAATTCGTTGAAAAGCTTGAAAAGTTAGCGATTGAAAAAATTATCATTATTAATGATGGCAGTGATGAAAAATATAAAAAGACGTTTGAAACATTACATAATAAAGGGCATGTCGTTTTAACACATGAACAAAATTTCGGTAAGGGGCGTGCAATTAAAACGGGGCTTCACTATTTGTTGAATTCCTCATTCCATAGTAAAGGAATCGTTACTGTCGGGGCACATGGTCAGCATTCTGTTCTCGATGTAGAGCAAATTATAATGAGCACGAAAATTTTCTCCGATGGTATTATTTTAGGTGTACGGGAATTTAAAAATTCGGATTACTCGGTGCTTCATCAACTCCAAAACCGCGCTAACTCGATGTTGTTTGAACTATTCTTTCATAAACGTTTGCTCGATATACAAACAGGCTTACGCTATATTCCACGACAACATTTAGCATGGCTATATCAGGTCAAGGGGGAGACTTTTAACTTTGATACGAACATGCTTGTCGAAGCGATTCAGCGGAATGCTCAGCTTTATGAAGTGCCGATTGGACATGCAAAATTAAGAAAGAATTCGGTTATTTATTATGATGAAGTCATTCATCCAGCGAAAATTCTGCAGCAACTATGTGCAAGTTTTAGAGGAAATAACGCACGCCCATGA
- a CDS encoding YkvA family protein translates to MSENFKFDKMIEGQDKHYSDKKFLSKMKGFGGGLGYKAMQAASTLFVALKSPDMSKANKLIMLGALGYFILPLDVVADFLPLVGLTDDAFIIVAALAKVYTSITDEMKIEADEWIEKTLGSKTIPKE, encoded by the coding sequence ATGAGTGAAAATTTTAAATTTGATAAAATGATTGAAGGACAAGATAAACATTATTCTGATAAAAAGTTTCTCAGTAAAATGAAAGGCTTTGGTGGGGGTCTTGGCTATAAAGCAATGCAAGCTGCTTCAACATTATTTGTAGCATTAAAAAGTCCAGACATGTCAAAAGCAAATAAATTAATTATGCTTGGTGCGCTCGGTTATTTTATTTTGCCATTAGATGTCGTGGCTGATTTTTTACCTCTAGTAGGATTAACGGATGATGCATTTATTATTGTAGCAGCGCTTGCAAAAGTGTATACATCCATTACAGATGAGATGAAAATAGAAGCAGATGAATGGATTGAGAAAACATTAGGTAGTAAAACAATCCCAAAAGAATAA